From one Bacteroides intestinalis DSM 17393 genomic stretch:
- a CDS encoding WG repeat-containing protein — protein MKRYLITICLAVGMVLPAAAQFTPIRIGENAKKVILNKYDTNYAFHDGLLAVKNDETGLWGFIDEQGNKVIDYQWDYKSFGYPQFGGGACLVCKSGRDMWGRTETWYVINKQGRAIKLNARIIDSAPFNKDGYALIVKTVNDRYSKCTYIDRQGREVFPALVQTMLTVGAQSPEEVRPFSNGLAAFYDMEKRRYGFFDKAGKIICPAIYLKVQDFSEGLAAVKVTENGGWWGFIDVSGKMVIPAKFSKEPYPFREGKASVAKREGGVVMIDKTGTVISPEFEDIRNFYLGYAYAQFKDRRYMDIVDENFNVVRAQLENKMLDPTRRNGEPIEFINGYSTWAGSPGASLPFLLSPIGKMLRFSSDWGESIDVKHRTEKVIHVKLKKYDGFIDYDGNIVFYFAEDEF, from the coding sequence ATGAAAAGATATTTGATAACAATATGTTTGGCAGTAGGCATGGTTTTGCCTGCCGCCGCCCAGTTTACTCCTATCAGGATAGGGGAGAATGCCAAAAAAGTAATATTAAACAAGTATGACACCAACTATGCCTTTCATGATGGTTTGCTTGCCGTGAAGAACGACGAGACCGGTTTGTGGGGATTTATAGACGAGCAGGGGAATAAAGTGATTGATTACCAATGGGATTATAAAAGTTTCGGTTATCCTCAATTTGGAGGTGGAGCTTGCCTGGTATGCAAGTCCGGTCGTGACATGTGGGGCCGCACTGAGACTTGGTACGTCATTAATAAGCAAGGGCGGGCTATAAAACTCAATGCGAGGATTATAGATTCTGCTCCTTTCAACAAAGATGGTTATGCCTTGATTGTAAAGACGGTGAATGACAGATACTCCAAGTGTACTTACATTGACAGGCAAGGCCGTGAGGTATTCCCGGCGCTTGTCCAGACGATGTTGACCGTGGGCGCGCAAAGCCCGGAAGAGGTGCGTCCTTTCTCTAATGGCTTGGCGGCCTTCTATGATATGGAGAAAAGGCGTTATGGATTTTTCGATAAGGCTGGCAAAATCATTTGTCCGGCCATCTACCTGAAAGTACAGGACTTCAGCGAAGGCCTGGCTGCTGTGAAAGTGACCGAGAATGGCGGGTGGTGGGGATTTATTGACGTATCGGGCAAGATGGTGATTCCTGCTAAATTCAGTAAAGAGCCCTATCCGTTCCGTGAAGGAAAAGCCTCTGTTGCAAAGAGAGAGGGCGGAGTGGTGATGATTGACAAGACCGGAACGGTGATAAGCCCGGAATTTGAGGATATTCGCAACTTCTATTTGGGATATGCCTATGCACAGTTCAAAGACAGACGATATATGGATATTGTCGACGAGAACTTTAATGTAGTCAGGGCACAGTTGGAAAATAAAATGTTGGATCCGACCAGGCGGAATGGTGAACCTATTGAGTTCATCAATGGCTATTCCACTTGGGCAGGTAGCCCGGGAGCCTCTTTGCCTTTCCTGCTGAGTCCTATAGGGAAAATGCTTCGCTTTAGCTCTGATTGGGGAGAAAGCATAGATGTGAAGCATCGCACGGAGAAAGTCATCCATGTGAAACTGAAGAAATACGATGGGTTCATTGATTATGACGGGAACATTGTGTTTTATTTTGCAGAAGACGAGTTTTAG
- a CDS encoding ParB/RepB/Spo0J family partition protein — protein sequence MAQKRNALGRGLDALLSMDEVQTEGSSSINEIELSKIVVNPNQPRHEFDETALQELADSISEIGIIQPITLRKLSDDEYQIIAGERRFRASQLAGLKSIPAYIRTADDENVMEMALIENIQREDLNSVEIALAYQHLLEQYGLTQERLSERVGKKRTTIANYLRLLKLPAPIQMALQNKQIDMGHARALVTLGDPKLQVKIFEEIIEHGYSVRKVEEIVKSLSEGEAVKSGGRKIAPKRAKLPEEFNMLKQQLSGFFSTKVQLTCSEKGKGKISIPFNNEEELERIIGILDTLKK from the coding sequence ATGGCACAAAAAAGAAATGCATTAGGACGCGGGCTGGACGCCCTGCTCTCAATGGACGAAGTGCAGACCGAAGGCTCTTCTTCCATCAACGAAATAGAGTTGTCGAAGATTGTCGTCAACCCGAACCAGCCGCGTCATGAATTTGACGAGACTGCCCTTCAGGAACTTGCCGATTCAATCTCTGAGATAGGTATCATTCAGCCCATCACCCTACGCAAGCTGTCAGACGATGAATATCAGATCATCGCAGGCGAACGCCGTTTCCGTGCTTCACAACTCGCCGGACTGAAAAGTATTCCCGCCTATATCCGTACTGCCGATGACGAGAACGTCATGGAAATGGCGCTTATCGAGAATATACAACGTGAAGACTTGAACTCTGTGGAAATAGCCCTTGCCTACCAACATCTGTTGGAACAATACGGACTCACACAAGAACGCCTTAGCGAACGTGTCGGTAAAAAACGTACAACAATTGCCAACTACCTGCGTTTATTGAAATTGCCCGCCCCCATTCAGATGGCGTTGCAGAACAAGCAGATAGACATGGGACATGCCCGTGCGCTTGTAACATTGGGTGATCCGAAGTTGCAAGTGAAGATATTCGAAGAAATCATCGAGCACGGATATTCCGTACGTAAGGTGGAAGAAATAGTAAAATCCCTGAGTGAAGGCGAAGCCGTGAAAAGCGGTGGACGCAAAATCGCTCCCAAACGTGCCAAACTGCCGGAAGAATTCAACATGCTGAAACAACAGCTTTCGGGCTTCTTCAGCACCAAAGTGCAGCTGACCTGTTCGGAAAAAGGAAAAGGTAAAATCAGTATCCCGTTCAATAACGAAGAAGAATTGGAACGTATTATCGGCATACTCGATACTCTTAAAAAATAA
- a CDS encoding DUF5683 domain-containing protein — MTKGTRTYQWCIALLLCFVQTAGIAMYGQNRPRAAAKRQQLEHADSLKRLPQVAPDSLNVQTESALQRVSAADSLAIADSIAAENKKRLLEMTSSTTPQVSPTPTDSINGALNKKVFIPNPTKATWLALVIPGGGQIYNRKYWKLPIIYGGFAGCAYALTWNNKMYKDYMQAYKDAALGNWEANSIHDLLPPGYLDRTPKTQITETLRKRKDTYRRYRDLSIFAFIGVYLISVIDAYVDAELSNFDITPDLSMRVEPAVINSQYSIGSSNKSVGVQCSFRF, encoded by the coding sequence ATGACGAAAGGAACAAGAACATATCAATGGTGTATCGCCCTGCTGCTTTGCTTCGTGCAGACGGCAGGGATTGCTATGTATGGGCAGAACCGTCCGCGTGCCGCTGCCAAACGGCAACAATTGGAGCATGCAGACTCACTGAAAAGACTGCCGCAAGTAGCTCCGGACAGCCTGAATGTACAAACAGAATCTGCCCTGCAACGGGTTTCGGCTGCTGACAGCCTTGCCATAGCCGACAGCATTGCTGCCGAAAACAAAAAGCGTCTGCTGGAAATGACTTCCAGTACTACCCCACAAGTGTCTCCTACACCAACAGACAGTATAAACGGGGCACTTAACAAGAAAGTATTTATCCCCAACCCGACCAAGGCAACATGGCTCGCCCTGGTTATCCCCGGTGGCGGACAAATCTATAACCGTAAATACTGGAAGTTACCTATTATATATGGTGGATTTGCTGGATGTGCTTATGCGCTAACCTGGAACAACAAGATGTATAAAGACTACATGCAAGCCTATAAAGATGCCGCTCTTGGCAACTGGGAAGCCAACAGTATTCATGATCTTTTGCCACCCGGATATTTGGACAGAACCCCCAAAACACAGATAACAGAAACCCTCCGAAAACGAAAGGATACGTACAGGCGCTATCGTGACCTGAGTATTTTTGCTTTCATCGGCGTTTACCTGATATCAGTTATTGATGCCTATGTAGATGCGGAACTGTCTAATTTCGATATAACCCCCGACCTAAGTATGCGGGTAGAACCTGCCGTAATCAACAGCCAATACAGTATAGGCAGCTCCAACAAATCTGTCGGAGTGCAATGTAGTTTCCGTTTTTAA
- a CDS encoding HU family DNA-binding protein, which translates to MGMIYLVRKKLFRSKEGMKQLYYAVQRTLQPRGGVTTEKLAQRMAHRKGMSEGDVQSVLVDLPKYIEEALREGESVTIRGLGSFNLAITSEGFEHPDDVMPGKVQVSRIYFKPDRSLVGRLRQNMDFFRYPLSKYFPHEMLRPETLERERVHTPNTPEDEAKDTGTVTD; encoded by the coding sequence ATGGGAATGATTTATTTAGTAAGAAAGAAACTCTTCCGCTCCAAGGAAGGAATGAAACAACTGTATTACGCTGTGCAGCGCACTCTGCAACCGCGCGGCGGAGTGACAACCGAAAAGCTGGCACAACGCATGGCCCACCGTAAAGGCATGAGTGAGGGCGACGTACAAAGCGTACTGGTGGACCTGCCCAAATACATAGAGGAAGCGCTCAGAGAAGGCGAGTCCGTCACCATCAGAGGCCTCGGCTCCTTCAACCTCGCCATAACCAGCGAAGGCTTCGAACATCCCGACGACGTGATGCCGGGCAAGGTGCAGGTTTCACGCATCTACTTCAAACCGGACCGCTCGTTGGTGGGAAGGCTACGCCAAAACATGGATTTCTTCCGTTACCCGCTGAGCAAGTACTTCCCCCACGAAATGCTGCGCCCCGAAACGCTGGAACGCGAACGGGTACATACCCCAAATACGCCGGAAGACGAAGCAAAGGACACCGGAACGGTAACAGACTGA
- the surE gene encoding 5'/3'-nucleotidase SurE yields the protein MENQRPLILISNDDGVIAKGISELIKFLRPLGEIVVMAPDAPRSGNASALTVTEPIHYQLVRKDVGLTIYKCSGSPVDCVKLAFHTVLDRKPDLVVGGINHGDNSAVNVHYSGTMGVVIEGCLKGVPSIGYSLCCHDPNPDFEPSGPYIREIARQVLEKGLPPLTCLNVNFPNVKELKGVKVCEQSKGQWTNEWENFAHRGDTHYYWLTGEFQNTDPDNEKNDHWALDNGYVAITPTTVDVTAYNLIDELQSWF from the coding sequence ATGGAAAATCAGAGACCTTTGATATTAATATCCAATGACGATGGAGTCATTGCGAAAGGTATTAGTGAGTTGATAAAGTTTCTCCGTCCGTTGGGAGAAATCGTAGTAATGGCGCCGGATGCACCGCGTTCGGGCAATGCGAGCGCGCTGACAGTGACCGAACCTATTCATTATCAGTTGGTACGTAAAGATGTAGGACTTACGATTTACAAATGTTCCGGTTCTCCGGTAGACTGTGTGAAGCTTGCCTTCCATACAGTGCTCGACCGCAAACCGGATTTGGTAGTCGGCGGTATCAATCATGGAGATAATTCTGCTGTGAATGTACACTATTCCGGTACGATGGGAGTGGTAATTGAAGGTTGCCTCAAAGGAGTTCCCTCTATTGGTTACTCTCTTTGCTGTCATGATCCGAACCCTGATTTTGAACCTTCGGGACCTTATATCCGCGAGATTGCCCGTCAGGTTCTGGAAAAAGGACTGCCACCGTTGACTTGTCTCAATGTGAACTTCCCGAATGTAAAAGAGCTGAAAGGTGTTAAAGTGTGTGAGCAATCCAAAGGACAATGGACGAATGAATGGGAAAACTTTGCACATCGTGGCGATACTCATTATTATTGGCTGACCGGTGAATTCCAGAATACGGACCCTGATAATGAGAAGAACGACCATTGGGCACTCGATAACGGCTATGTAGCCATCACTCCAACTACGGTGGATGTTACGGCTTACAATCTTATTGATGAGTTACAATCTTGGTTTTAA
- a CDS encoding ParA family protein → MGKIIALANQKGGVGKTTTTINLAASLATLEKKVLVVDADPQANASSGLGVDIKQAECTIYECIIDRADVREAIHDTEIDTLKVISSHINLVGAEIEMLNLKNREKILKEVLAPLKEEFDYILIDCSPSLGLITINALTAADSVIIPVQAEYFALEGISKLLNTIKIIKSKLNPALEIEGFLLTMYDSRLRQANQIYDEVKRHFQELVFDTVIQRNVKLSEAPSYGLPTILYDADSTGAKNHMALAKELISHNN, encoded by the coding sequence ATGGGAAAAATAATTGCTTTGGCAAATCAAAAAGGTGGTGTAGGAAAGACTACGACTACGATTAATCTCGCAGCTTCACTCGCTACCCTGGAAAAGAAAGTGCTCGTTGTGGATGCAGACCCGCAGGCAAACGCCTCTTCCGGTTTGGGTGTCGACATCAAGCAGGCGGAATGCACTATTTACGAATGCATTATCGACCGGGCCGATGTCCGCGAAGCTATCCACGACACGGAGATTGATACACTGAAAGTGATATCCTCCCACATAAACTTGGTAGGCGCCGAAATAGAGATGCTCAACCTGAAAAACAGGGAAAAGATTTTGAAAGAAGTGCTTGCCCCACTGAAGGAAGAGTTTGATTATATCTTGATAGACTGTTCACCTTCACTGGGACTGATTACCATCAACGCGCTCACCGCAGCCGACTCCGTGATTATCCCCGTACAGGCGGAATACTTTGCACTGGAAGGTATCAGCAAACTGTTGAACACCATCAAGATTATCAAGTCGAAACTGAACCCGGCACTCGAAATCGAAGGTTTCCTGCTGACGATGTACGACTCGCGCCTGCGTCAGGCCAACCAGATTTATGACGAAGTGAAACGCCACTTCCAGGAATTGGTGTTCGACACCGTCATACAGCGCAACGTCAAATTGAGCGAAGCCCCAAGCTACGGTCTGCCCACCATCCTGTATGACGCAGACTCCACCGGAGCCAAGAATCACATGGCACTTGCCAAAGAACTGATAAGCCATAACAATTAA
- a CDS encoding TonB-dependent receptor: MRIGIIPGVLGVLCTTLSAHAQESDSVRNVALPEVVVAETYQQLQNKKIALTLEVADRDFLRKHFTGNFMQAMENIPGVQAMDIGSGFSKPMIRGMGFNRVAVLENGIKQEGQQWGADHGLELDAFNVDAVSVMKGPASLLYGSDAMGGVIDISPVQVPAENMLFGDVTLLGKSVNETFGASLMLGIKKNAWYTKLRYSEQRFGDYRIPVDTIIYLTQKMPVYGRRLKNTAGWERNINFFTQYQKKGYKSVYAVSNVFQKTGFFPGAHGIPDVSRLEDDGDSRNIELPYSKVNHLKVTTHQQYVWEKFILSGDMGYQNNHREEWSAFHTHYGSQPLPQTNPDKELGFNLNTFSFSAIGRLIGSSFWEHRMGWDSQFQRNTISGYSFLLPEYERFTTGVSWLTTYRPDNVLAVSGGIRYDYGRIYVFAHDDPYLATYLQEQGYSDEQVESYRWNSRRVNRSFGDYSLSLGVVWTPSVLHQLKVNVGRSFRLPGANELASNGVHHGTFRHEQGDATLSSEQGWQMDASYQLKYGRLSLYVSPFVNWFSNYIFLRPTGEWSVLPHTGQIYRYTQTEALFAGTEAGAEVRISSAFSYRISGEYVYTYNCDEHIPLSFSPPATLHNTLTWQKKRYMLYAEWQNIARQNRVDRNEDRTPGTNLFHIGGSLDLPVAGNKVEITLTVRNIFNTRYYNHLSFYRKVEIPEPGRNFQLLIKVPFKKRFK, from the coding sequence ATGCGTATAGGAATTATTCCGGGCGTGTTAGGGGTGTTATGTACAACTCTTTCCGCCCATGCGCAAGAATCCGATTCAGTCCGTAATGTAGCTTTGCCTGAAGTAGTGGTGGCGGAAACCTACCAACAACTTCAGAATAAGAAGATTGCACTTACCCTTGAAGTGGCTGACCGGGATTTCTTGCGGAAACATTTTACAGGTAACTTTATGCAGGCGATGGAGAATATTCCGGGCGTGCAAGCTATGGATATCGGCTCGGGTTTTTCTAAACCGATGATCCGGGGAATGGGCTTTAACCGGGTTGCCGTATTGGAGAATGGTATCAAACAAGAAGGTCAGCAGTGGGGAGCAGATCATGGTCTGGAACTCGATGCTTTCAATGTAGATGCCGTGAGTGTGATGAAAGGACCTGCTTCGTTGCTTTATGGCAGCGATGCCATGGGCGGAGTGATTGACATTTCTCCCGTACAGGTTCCGGCAGAGAATATGTTGTTTGGTGATGTAACGCTTCTAGGAAAGTCTGTCAACGAGACTTTCGGCGCTTCGCTGATGTTGGGCATCAAAAAGAATGCCTGGTATACGAAGTTGCGTTATTCCGAACAGCGATTCGGGGATTATCGTATCCCGGTGGATACGATAATCTACCTGACTCAGAAGATGCCGGTCTATGGTCGTCGACTGAAGAATACGGCAGGTTGGGAGCGTAATATCAATTTCTTTACCCAATACCAAAAGAAAGGGTATAAGTCGGTTTATGCCGTGTCCAATGTATTTCAGAAGACAGGTTTCTTTCCCGGTGCACATGGAATTCCCGATGTGTCGCGTCTGGAAGATGACGGTGATAGCCGGAACATAGAGCTTCCCTATAGTAAAGTGAACCATCTGAAAGTGACTACTCATCAGCAATATGTTTGGGAGAAGTTTATCCTGTCGGGTGATATGGGTTATCAGAATAATCATCGTGAAGAATGGAGTGCATTCCATACCCATTACGGCAGTCAGCCTTTGCCACAAACAAATCCGGATAAGGAACTGGGTTTTAATCTGAATACTTTCAGCTTTTCTGCGATAGGGCGGCTTATCGGTTCTTCTTTCTGGGAACATCGGATGGGATGGGATTCTCAGTTTCAGAGAAACACAATTTCAGGCTATTCTTTTCTGCTGCCGGAATATGAGCGTTTCACTACCGGGGTATCCTGGCTTACAACGTATCGTCCGGACAATGTACTTGCTGTTAGTGGAGGTATACGGTATGATTATGGGCGTATATATGTTTTTGCCCACGATGATCCATATCTGGCAACTTATCTGCAAGAGCAGGGCTATAGTGATGAACAGGTGGAATCCTACCGTTGGAACAGCCGTCGTGTAAACAGAAGCTTCGGAGACTATTCTCTGTCGCTGGGAGTGGTATGGACACCTTCTGTACTGCATCAGCTGAAGGTAAACGTTGGGCGGAGTTTCCGTCTGCCGGGTGCGAATGAACTGGCTTCGAATGGGGTACATCATGGTACATTCCGCCACGAACAAGGGGATGCCACACTTTCTTCCGAGCAAGGCTGGCAAATGGATGCTTCTTATCAGTTGAAGTACGGACGATTGTCTCTGTATGTTTCTCCGTTCGTCAACTGGTTCAGCAATTATATCTTTCTGCGCCCTACGGGGGAATGGTCCGTATTACCCCATACAGGACAAATTTATCGATATACACAGACGGAGGCATTGTTTGCAGGAACGGAGGCAGGTGCAGAGGTTCGTATTTCTTCTGCTTTCAGTTATCGCATATCCGGTGAGTATGTCTATACCTATAATTGTGATGAACATATTCCTTTGAGCTTTTCTCCGCCTGCCACTTTGCATAATACGCTGACTTGGCAGAAGAAACGTTATATGCTGTATGCCGAATGGCAAAACATAGCCCGTCAAAATAGGGTGGACCGTAACGAAGATCGTACTCCGGGTACGAACCTTTTCCATATAGGTGGCTCTCTTGATTTACCTGTTGCCGGAAATAAGGTGGAGATTACTCTGACCGTTCGGAACATATTCAATACGCGTTATTACAATCATCTCAGTTTTTACCGCAAAGTGGAGATCCCTGAACCGGGACGAAACTTTCAATTATTAATTAAAGTACCTTTTAAAAAACGATTCAAATGA
- a CDS encoding DUF4625 domain-containing protein: MKTRFYFPMIFSLLVMVMSLFTACSDSDNPLSDTTKPVIDLNSPTEGQVLAIGSEHGVHFEMELSDDVMLKSYKIEIHNNFDHHSHDTRATGTTVDFTFNRSYDVSEQRTAHIHHHDIVIPANATPGDYHLMVYCTDAAGNEAHVARNIVLSTTGGDDRHH, encoded by the coding sequence ATGAAAACAAGATTTTATTTCCCGATGATTTTTTCCCTTTTAGTGATGGTTATGTCGTTGTTTACGGCTTGTAGTGATAGTGATAATCCGCTTAGTGATACCACAAAGCCGGTAATTGATCTTAATTCACCCACCGAAGGTCAGGTGCTGGCAATAGGTAGTGAGCACGGTGTGCATTTTGAGATGGAGCTATCGGATGATGTTATGCTAAAATCGTATAAGATAGAGATTCATAATAATTTCGATCATCATTCGCACGATACCCGGGCTACGGGGACTACTGTGGATTTCACTTTTAACAGGTCGTATGATGTGTCGGAACAAAGAACGGCGCATATTCATCACCATGATATCGTGATACCCGCTAATGCTACTCCGGGAGATTATCACCTGATGGTTTATTGTACGGATGCTGCCGGGAATGAAGCTCATGTTGCACGCAACATAGTGTTAAGTACAACGGGAGGGGATGACAGACATCATTAA